Within the Mugil cephalus isolate CIBA_MC_2020 chromosome 1, CIBA_Mcephalus_1.1, whole genome shotgun sequence genome, the region TGGTGTCTTTGGTTAAAGATTGGTCTGTTAATGAACAGTATTTCTTGAATCGTGTGAGTTCACACTACGTACTAACCTTTGCTGATACCATATCTTAGTTTATCACtaaagaaatggaaacaaatctTCCCTACAGTGCCACCTAATGGTTATAGCTTGAAATGAAACTATCATGCAGGCTGCAGTCCTGGGAAtaagactttttattttccgCACTTTTCACAGGCAAACTTGCATCGTCAAAATGATGGTTTTAATTACCCACAGTGCTTTTTGCCCTCATCAAGGCTGGTAAATACTACAGATATTCATTGAGTTTGCACAACTTTCCGCCGTACTGAATTCTCAGGTGAtgctgaagtgtttttattctgtgtttgatTGGGTTGGACCTTTTCGTAGCGTGCCTGTCCTTCCAAAAACAAGGAACCTAGTTGCAAGCGGAATTCAAGGAATGCATTAAAATCATCGGACCGGAGTCAGCCTCAATGCTCACAGATTCCTGCCAGAATTAGTAGAGCATCCTCAGTAGAGCAGCACTCAGGATTAGGGCCAGGGGTAGGCCAGTGTTATTTCACTTTCTCTTGTGGATTTTACATTCTCTGCATTCCTTGATGTCTGTCTTTACTTACTACGCCCTTCTCAAGCCACCAATGTGACAGTGTGTATATTATAGTGTATTATATTGGTATCTCACTGGTGATGTATAGATTGGATGatacatgtttgtgttgcttttaaCGTTATAATCCTTGCAGGTCCCATCTGGAACAAAATCTGTTATCTCCAATGAGTGCGCATCATCTTCCCCTCAGGCCTTCAGTATCATTCAGATGGTTGAGGAGGAAAGTCaataacacatattttaaaaaaaaaaaatactattattttattttctctccaaaAAGGTAGTTGtgcaataatatatatttttactgtaaaaaacaGATGGAGAGCCGGAGCTCACTCTCTTCTAGCACAGACGCTGAGAAAGTGTTGAATGGGAGCAAAGTGCAGGAACATTGGTCACAGTCCGACAGGGTCAGTAGTGCCCGCGTTGTTCAGTCACACGTTAAACACAAACTGTGGTGCTGGTTGAAGTGTTGCAGAGGTTCACTGGAAGTGGGAAGAGATGCAGATGGGTGTCAGAAATCCAGTGAATAAAAATTCTTCTCTGATTTTCGTAGCGAGGCAAGCTGAGTGTGGACAAGTACAAAGTGAAGAACCAGTCTGTGTACTACACTCCCAAGGCTTCTCTTCGTAAACTGGGAATGAAGGcaaacatactttttttttcccacctagAGTTTAGCCCAGATCACTTTATCTTACTACTTTTAGTGTACttctttcatattttcagtCTTAATGCATAATAAGAGCTATACTCGTGACAAAGAATACGGACCACAGATGGAAATGAGCTTtgagctaaaataaaatacgcaTTCAACAAATGCATACACGGTGGTGGACAAAGTACCCCAAGCTTTTATTTGAGTGATAGTAGCAATATCACAGTTCATAAATTTCCATAGTTTTATGTTGAACTGCTGAATAGTGTACGTATCCAGTAATGTGCTCACGTCTTATGGATGAAGAGGCCATCCTCCTCGTGACTGTCTCGCCCTATACTCGAATCTGCAATGTTTTGGATCAGGTTTTCTTCTCCAACCCACTCTCTTTGTCTGTAAGATCACCATATACTGGAATGACATCAAACACGCCACTAGACCGATACTAGGAACAGTGACTTTCAcctatttctttcatttccaccTGACTTGCTGGGCTTCTGTATCCGTGGGACTCTTTCTggacatgtttctgtttttttctggtctAATTTGTCAGTAACTTCTGAGTTATTTTCTCACTTCCTCAGGATCCCGTGAAGGATATATTGAAGGACATGTTTCCAGGGACTGAGACCACACCCACGGGGATCTAGTAAGTGCTGTACCAAGAATGTCACAGTGCAACAATAAAGAGCTGTTCACAGCTGCTCTTGAAAGAGATTCAGGTCAAAAATGGAGTACATTAAGTATACAAGACTGAGAATTGTAGAACTGGTGGATGGATTATTAACACATGCTCTTTTGGATTTCAGCGCAGCTTGTCGAAGACCCATAAAGGGGGCAGCTAAGAGACCTGTCCAGTATGATTATCCAGACACTCCAGTCAGTCCCTCAACCATGGAAAGACGAGAGGTGGAGCGCTATCTCGTACCCATCCAGATACAGATTTTAGTCTTCCTCATTGTGGCCTGCATCTTGTATATGATTTATGTCACCATTGAGGACACAAGCCCTGTTTTGGCCTTTCTGGACGGTCTTAGCCACAGGCTTTTACTTCAGGCTGAGACACAAGATGGACAAGTGATCTCTGGACAGGATTAAATTTCCATTAATCCTCGACACTGAGTTGCAGATGTTGACCTTCTCTTGAGATATTAAAAGTTTTTCTGCCCAAGTTTTTGTGCTTAAATGGAAGATTTACACTTTTATATGTTGTCTTTATGGATGTTGATTTCTGTTCCCTAACTAAAACTGTGTAATGGAATAATGCCTTTTCAATGATTTAGTGTGACTGTACTTGtatgttctgttttttaaacatttgaactaTATTTCAATAAAGGATGTTTGCTTCATAAACATCCCGTGTCTCTTGTGTGTTGTACAACTCCTCGCTCAGAGGTGTgcataacccatatttataaccatatttatactgatattgtgcaataacacatgttcactttcttttcatatacttgtacatatttccttatatatttattggactctggattCACCAATATCcacaattcagtgttattatagagcaagaactcagaacacaggttcacttatacttgtacatattgttaaatatatatcttatatatttttttacattgatgtaTGTAGTCTTACTAtaattgcctacattgctctttgttctgaacactagtacactttgagtaggaggtGCTgcaacgaaaagtaatttcctcttGGGGTCAATAAAGTAGCTCTGATTCTGTTTTTCCTGCATTTCACTGAGGATTTATAGGATATGTAGGTGTAGCTGTTCTGTCAGGCCAGCAGGTGGCTCTCGTTTAACGGAAGCATTTTATATCAGACAGACGAGTGAGTCGGTCAACACAGACTACAATGACAGACTCGGGTTCAAAGTTCAAAATATTCAAGTTTTTAAAGATAATTATTAGTAGTCTTCTTATTACggtcatatttttatttactatagCAACTATCAGGACGTTCACACTGGACGTAAATGTCGGACTTCAACTCGCACGCTGGGAAAAGACGAAAAACATCTCGCTCGTCATAGACCACCACCAGAGAGAGCAGCTTCTTAACCATTTTAAAGGTAACTCGAGTCACGTTTTAACCGAGTGGCTGACCGTGCCCGTCAAGCTTGTGCGTGGAAAGTGCAGGGCAAGTTTAACTAAACATGTATCTGTCCTCCGTCATGCAGAAGCTATCAGGATCCCAACAGTGTCGTTTTCAGAGACGGACATCAACACCACCGCGCTGCTTGAATTTGACAAGCTCCTCCGTACAGGTATACCTGGCTGTGGAGGCTTCGTGTTCGAAGCTTCAAAGACTCACACCTGAACTCACCTGAGCGTTCAAAttcacactaacacacacacacacacacacacacacataccggTGACGTCTAGTGGTCACCTCCAATTATAACCGCCACAAACTGTCTAACGctggggtgtcaaactcatgtcAGTCCAGGGGCCACGTACAATAATAATGGATGAGAACAATATGATCTCAAGGGcgccagaccttcaaataatgacaacttcaaatgtttccctttgttttagcacaaagaagtacattatgaaagtgtttgcatttaattcaatgttgtgttatgtccacagctcttactaaaattgtgtgaaacctatgaaaagtagttacttttattgtACAATacgcagttaatgtcttcaatgtaatttctgcactttgcaaattcatcccgcaGGCCAGATCGGACCCTCTGatgggccaaaagcggcccaccagaggccatatgtttgacacctttgGTCTAATGATTCATACATCACGTTGATTCCAGTTCCAAtagataaataactaaatagTCAGCCTTAATCAGCTGTGtctaaatgcattaaaacaactaaataacatcaaataaaatgaaaacaaacgatGTAAAAACAATAACTTAATAATTTGTAATGTGGCCAACGAcgatcacatttatttaattttgcttGCCTAAAGTATTGTTAAGTAGTGTATGCAAATTCAACCCACACACTACAGTCAGGTAGTGACAGGTAGTGATGTGTCTGAATTTACCTACATGTACGTGTTTGAGTCTTTCTACAGGAACTGATCATTAATATTAGTGAGAGGATACCAGCATCTATGAAATGGTACTGTCCAACTGCTTTTTAATaccatttgtttctctgtggagATATAATTAGGAAATAGAAGATGAAACTAAGATGTTgaaagttttattcttttagtttAACTTTCCAGTTCAGGAGGATTATGTTATGAGGTTAATGTTTCAGTGGGTGACCAGAGCCAGACGGTATGAAAATAATTGTCTATAATGCTTAATGTGCAGTGCTAGCAGGTGTTATTTTCTGAAATTCTCATTTAAAAGTTATTGTTGTATGCGCTTCCATAGTTACATTAACTTTCTCTTTTAGACAGTGTTCAGTTGTGCGTATTGTCGAAAGCTGTTACCACTATTATCGTATCACCGCATGTAACACTTGCTTTTATTGGTCTGTCTTccaattaattttattttactgtgcgTTTATAATTATTGCTGCATAAAATGTCAGATAAGAAGTCGGAAATGCCAGTCGCAGTTACATAATCTGTCTTGttcaaaacataaatatattagGTTTTAtgtcataataaaaaaataaataaaaaaatagcaacttatcctgttttgtatttttggcaACAAGCCCTGTTGCAAAATTGAATTAATTTGTTGCAAATCAACCATTTTTCTTCTAAATtattaagtaatattttatgtattttgtataGTATAACCAAAAAGGAAAGTGCCATATTTACAATTCCTCTCAAGAGGAATTAAGGGTTAAAATGTTCTGACCTCGTGgcctacttcttttttttttcttcacttttcacGATAACTCTGACAGGTTATCTTCACGTACTCTACTCTAGAGCAGAAGCGGGAGTTACATAACAGCTTTCACACAAGTGCAGAAAGGTTTCACCacatcctctttcttcctttgtCAGCCTTCCCCACCGTTTTCTCCTCAAGCCTGGTTCATCATGAATTGGTGGCCAACTACAGCCACCTGTTCAGGGTGCAGGGGTCACAGCCGGACCTGGTGCCTTACCTGCTGCTGGCCCACATTGATGTAGTGCCTGCCAGAGAGTCGGATGGCTGGGAGGTCCCGCCGTTTTCCGCAGAGGAGAAAGATGGCTTCATCTACGGCAGAGGGACCATAGATGACAAGGGCGCTGTAATGGTGAGAGAACGAGAGGTATTTTGTGTGAGTTTGCTGTTTAACTGAGTTCAGGGACATACTTATGTGGGTGTATTCTTCTAGGGAATACTTCAGGCGCTGGAGTACTTGCTGGTGAAAGGCTACGCTCCACGCAGGGGGTTTTACATCGGCCTTGGTCATGATGAAGAAGTATGTCAGTTAATGCTAAAACTTTCACAGCTCGAACATAAATAAGATATCGTATGTGAATGTCTGAGCTCTTCCACATTTCCTTTTGAAGGTCAGTGGTCACAATGGGGCGATGAACATTGTGCGCGCACTGAAGCAGCGTGGCGTGCAGCTGTCGTTTGTCCTGGACGAGGGCCTGGCTATACTTGATGGAGTAATCAGTGGCCTTGATGGACCTGCTGCTCTGTAAGAACCTGACACACATAAGAAGATGTTCAGCGTTGCGTGTCCCCATTAAACTGAACATGTGTGAACGTGCTTTGCAGAATCGGGATAAGTGAAAAGGGCTCAGCCACCGTAAAACTCAGCGTCACCATGGCCCCCGGTCACTCCTCCATGCCTCCCAGGGAGACCACCATTGGCATCTTGGCTGCAGCAGTCAAACGGTGAGAGGAATACTTCTTTAAACTACAGTTACAGTTAATTCTGGTTACACTTTGTGCTCACAATATTTTCGtgttttttccctcaggctggaGGAGAACCCCATGCCAAGGTTGTTTGGTCATGGGCCTGAACGTGAGACCTTTGAGCATCTGGCCCACAAGGTAGCATCAACAGAGCAGTTGTTCACTAATAGCAGTTGTTCTCTCCCCGCTCCCATACTCATTACTCATTCTTTGACTTCAGTTCAGTCTCCCATTGAAGGTCGTAATGTCAAATCTGTGGCTGTTCTCTCCACTCCTGGGCAGGTAATAACACCccgttatttattcattcatgaattcatgCAGCATGTATTTTGGACACACCGGCATAGACTGGTTGGTATGTTTTATGCTGCAGGGTACTTGAGAGAAAGCCAGACACAAATGCTTTTGTAAGGACAACCACGGCAGTCACTATGTTCAATGCAGGAGTTAAGGTACAGTTAATCACTGACAATAGAAGGTCATTCACAAGAAGGGAAATTACACGCAacgctttgttgtgtttgttatgGAAATGTTCTGCCTCCTTGCAGGTGAATGTCATCCCTTCCATTGCCGAAGCTTATGTAAATCTGCGAATCCATTCGGCACAGTCATTACAAGAGGTAGTTTCTCCTTTCTGAGAGTTCCCGTTGTCCGTTTATGAAAACTCTGAGCTGAATGAAATGTGTGCTGTCTCATTTAGGTCTTGGACCTCATCCATGCTACAGTGGGGGACCAGCGAGTGAAGATAGAGCTTGTTAATGGGTTTGACCCTCTACCCGTCAGCTCTGCTGATGAGAAGTCCTTaggcttccagatcattaagaAAACCGTGTTGGACATGTTCCCAAAGCTTACAATTGCTCCAGGTAGATTTCCACTGGTTTTGTGCAAATTAGGGTTGTTGGGGTCAAAGTATTTCAAAGAATCTGTGAGATTTCATATCATCTTTAATTGTGCAGGCATCTGTATTGGAAACACAGACAGTCGACACTTCAGAGACTTGACCAAGGATATTTATCGCTTCGCCCCAATCTGGTTTAAACCAGGTGATGCTCAGAGGTAAGAGTTTAGTTAATGTACCTAACGCTGAACAAATTAGTTCCGACAAAGCCTGCTGCGGCCTTTACGATTACCTGCTTGTGCAGAGTAATAAGTGGCTACAACCAGGAGGCAGCTTCCTGAACAAGAGagctcagtgttgttgttggtcacATGTTTACATCAAACACTTGTGATATAACAGTGTGACCTACTTGCATTGTTGAAACTACAACCCTGTTGAGCAAACacactaagactttcctttttttaacttatcaactcttgtaaaaacaaaaataaataaattaaaaaaaataccattattCACCAAGAatggaaggaaacaaaagggGGAAagggtgtgttttttttctgaggcaCGATGAAGGAAAggtatatttttctctttcttagaTTCCATGGCATCAATGAAAGGATTTCCACAAAGAACTACGAGGAGCTTATAGTATTTTACTTTAGTCTGATTCAAAACTGTGATATTCAGAAGCTGCCCGAGTCACACAGCTCCACTCATGAACTCTGAGGAATTCTCACCTTTGGTCACAAATAAGTTTCACCGGGGACTGTTGGTCATATTAATTTCAGCTGCACCAAGAAATTAACCGTTGCTTCTTTGTTcctcaatggaaaaaaaaatacaacatttcagGACCAGAGGGGCCAATTTCCTAACAACCATTAATTCTAGCACTAAACATGTCATCAGCCATGAATAATAGACACATACAGTTATCAGTTATGGTAATTGCTGAGCAATTGTGTAGTGCACCTTTTTGTTTGAGATAAAGATTTTGTGGAAGGTGCCTGTGATGAatttattatgtaaaataaatatttcctaGCTACTGATAACACTGTATCAATACAGTCACTGTGGTGCGTACAACAAAGAAATGACTAATTGCTAATAAATTATGATCTTTTTTCACAAAAAGATGCTGCTATTTGttgaaatgatgaaatggaCTTTTAAGAATGTAATGGTGTGTAATACAATGCATACTGAGTCATTTCTGTGGGTTGAATTTGCAATTTTGATGCATTTGACGCAagcataattttaaaaaaaaatgcattttcatgatgtgattgttgtttctgtgttttgcaAGATTCTgtgctgtaaaataaataaaaattatgacTGAAGTCCCAATTTCcccatcattttcttttaataaacaaaacaaaaatagagataTTAACACTTGATTACAAATACATTTCATGttaatgatttattcattttgaggCACCAGGCTAATGTTCAtctccagtaaaaaaaaaaaaagcttaacaacagaGTAAGAGTCATACACAACAGCAGTTAAAAACCCCTGACGTGCACAGCTGAAGTTAACAGATTTGGGCACAATGAGTAATTTACGAAGGAAGTAACTGACCTACATTTTGAGTTAAACTGATTATTTGCTTAGCAATCAGGCTGTTTTTTTATAGCAATCAGCTGTATTGTGTCCCTCTTCAAAGTAAAGGGCAAAATGAATATAACAGTCAAATGGCCCATGTAGTTATAATGTTGTACAACAGATTTGCcataacaaatcaaataaaagtttaatcCACTGACTATAGATTGATTAAATTCACACACTGCAGTTGTGGCCCAGGACCCTTGTTCACTGGTGTAGCAGCTTTCTGCATTAACACCATTGCTGCTGCTCATACGTCACTGGATCTAGAGTAGAGGTTAAAAGCGCCATTGAATTGATTGTTACATGTGGAGACCAAAAAAGTCACAAGGAGAAGAGGTTCTTGTGCAGTTATGACATAAATCCTGATACTTTCAGTATTACAGACGGTTTGTTCACTCTTGAGATGCCCAGCAAGAAGAGTTGTGACACGTTTCCAGGATCCATTTAAGTGAACTGACGGTCTGATAAAATGTAGATATCATGTTGAAAAAGTAATGGCAGCTTATCATATGCACAATGTCAAGAGTTAAATTAGCCGTGAATCTGAATATAACAAACAGACTTTCCGAGCAGAGACACCAGCAGTAATGATCAACCTGCCACGGTTAGGTGATGTTTTCCAACAAGGAAGCGTTGCTCAGTCTCAGTCTGGTACAAAATCGCACATGACATATTTCTGCAAGTACTAGTAGAGAAAATCGTGATCTGACCTGACACTGAGGTGTGACTCAGTGCATCTCCTCAGGGTACCTCCAGTACATGTATAGCCCATTAGATCTAGTTCAGCAGTGTGACAGCAAACTGGTGATACATTTTCTTGCTCGGTGGTAAAACAAACGGTGCTTTCAAGAAGACATGTATTCACCACAAGATTACTGTATATGTGACGTTGGATGTTGGAGTTAAATCTTTCAATGCAAACAAGTTTCAGTGTAAAGGTTTTCACTTAATGCAGTAatgatgtgaatgtttctgCTTGTCTACTGGAATTATGCAATAACTTATGTAATTAAATAGTTATTCCTCTTGGTATCCATGCTCATAATAATAAGATGACTAGGTGAAAATCGTGGTGCTTGTgttcttgtttatttctttgaagATGtcttatcatttttttttttatcttatacAAATACATCTAAGGGTGAGGTGTTCATGTGCTTACAGTACTTGCCAAATCCAAAAGTTTGGACCTAAGGAAAGTTGTGTGGTAAATTTagtatgtttgtttgtctggctAAATTCCAGGTAGTGAATGTCCTTTTACCCAGAACCTGGTTCCATAACCTCTGTTATTCATAACCTCTTCTCTTTAGTATGAATAGGAACAGTAGGAATCACAGATCCTGCAACttgcaaaagaaaacatatttacagaagATTTAATGAGATAGgaacaaaatgatcagagtAACTGTTTAACAAAACTTGTACACTGTTGCCATCCAATCTGTGTTtactctttctttttattgtatAAGATGATGTTTAATAAGCTGTGTCAATGATaaaagatgagaaacagcaaattcaagataaaataaactaaacacaaactttTAATTAGAGTCGTTAAGGCCATGCACAGCATTTGCAGCTGTCCCGAAAGACTAACGTAGCCGGACAGTTTTGGACCCACGTGATACCGTTGGCACAATTGTAAAAGGAACCTGGGTCGTCGGGTTTAGCGTAGATCCCACTAGCCTTTGTAGCACAGAAgttgctgtcagtggttttggaCGGTACAATGAGCGTGGGTCCCGGATGAGATGTGGTGTGATTCACTGTCTTTGGAGTGGTGTTCGTAGGGGGCAGTGGAGGAAGCTCTGGAGTGTAACAAgccattaaaatgaacaaaatcaaGGATATGAAGTAactttttttaacagaatgtAGCTATATACTGTAATACTAGATGTTACCTGAAACCAAAAGAGAGTGAAGATGTCTGACGAGGGTGTAGTTTCCCTGACCACAGAACTGTCCACTAAAGTCATCCAGGTCGAGAGCCCAGACGAAGGCTCCTCCGAATCTGTTGTCTTTAAGGTAACTGACCTGGAGGAAAAATGACAGTATATTTGCTTTAATATTACATTTGCCATGACTTCGTACATTTGGTATTTGGTAACTCATTttctcacagaaacacaccttAGTACTAAAACTGTCTTTGTTGTCGTATCCGACCCACTCGTTTAATTTGGAGGCATATGGAACTTTCTGATCCTCTATCATCCGAACACTGGCACCTTGTAGAAAAGTGCAAATCTGAAAGAGGGTTAAAATGCACATCTGAAACAACTCTGTGTTTATGGAATGACATGTTAAAGAGAAACGATTGGTGTAGACCCACCTCATAGTAGGACCAGAAGCCGGCCTCCCTTGTAAAAACACCAGCACTAGCGGGACCACTGGCAGGTGCTCCAACCTGACTGGACTGAGTGGACAGTTTAAAAGTTCGTCCATATGTAGCAAAGCCCATATTTAGCTTTTCCACAGGTGTTCCCTTGTCTCGCCAGTATCTCATGGCAAAGTCCTTAAACGTAAAGAGAAGGATGTGCAAATaagttaaaaatacaaacacacatatatatatatatattgtccaCAATTTCTGTCTCATGCTTAAAGATTGTAATGAATTCTTAATTAAAACCACCTTCGGTGCACTTTTGATTCTGCATTTACTACTTTCTTAGTCATCCAGATAACTGGATGCCTTTTCAATGCATTTACCAATACACCAAGTTTTCTGTTTCAGCCAAGCTTCAAAATGTTTGTGAGGCTAGGTGTTTATGCACTAActacaataacacacacagagaaagaagagatttCATTCCTGTACTCACAGTGTTGAAGTAAATACTGTCGCCGGTGTCTTGGGCGCCTTTGTATAAAGGGCTGCTGTGTCCGGTGACTGTCTCCCAGGTGCCGTGAAAGTCATACGTCATCACGTTTATGAAATCGAGATACCTGATGAAACGCATGTTAGAACAACATAATCAAAACGTCCAGTCGTGCGGATGTGTGTGGTGAGTTAGGCGACAGCGTACTTGGCCATCTCTGCGATTTCATAACCAGCATCGATGGTTCCTTTGCCAGCGGACACAGCAGCAGTGATCATTAACCTTGGCCTCCCAGTCGCTGCTCCTTCAGCCACATAGGCTTCCAGGAGTTCCTATAAACCACAGAATTAAGGGAAAGTCAGcccatgttttatttgaaatggtAAAGCATCACGGTAATAACTGTTGATCGGACCTTGCATAACAAAGTGAATCTCTGCTTGTCCCCCTCAGGGCTTCCTCTTGCTGCAGGGTAATCCcagtccaggtctagtccatcAAAACCATGTTTTCTCAGTAGCTTGATAGAGgactgaataaatgtatttctgttgGCTTGTGTGGACACCATTGTAGTGAATCTGAgtggcagagagggagaggcgttacttttagatattattataGTCATCTGTACTGTACATTAACCTGTATTGACTGTATTATGATAAATATCATACTTTTGTGTTCCAAAGTTCCACCCTCCGACTCCCAGCAGTGTTTTAAGATTTGGATTCCTGCAGGGATATACAGATGCAGTTAACAGCCAGGATATTTTTGTGAAAGTAAAAACCCCATAGAGACATGGACTGACCTCTGTTTGAGTCCGTTAAAGGCGTTGTAGAGCTGCTCATCATTCCATTCTATGGTAGCCAACTCTTTTGCCTCATTAATACCAGAAAAGGCATAGATCAAGTGGGTACAAAGGTTGGGATCAATATTTGAAGGTAGAAACTTCCCACTGCCAGGTCTGTATTGCGACCAGTTAGTGAAATAACACACAAGTCTGGTGGACGAGGCTAAATATGAAAAGACAGACGTGCTTATCGTTATTCCTTGAAGACTATCTTAGAAGGTTTTGTTTGATAATGTATGTACTCACCCAAACTGCCCAAGGAAAGACAGAGACCTTAGAAGTTACAGATTTAGTGACTTTAGTGACTATTGGATAAATTTGAAGAAAACCATTTCATGCTTTTCATTACACCTTACCTGCTATTAGAATCAGCTTGGTCATGGCTGCTGTGTTCGTGTGGGCTCTCCCAAAGTCGAGAACAGAGAACTGAATAGCTGTCCTTTGGTGATCTAAATAATGAACAAGCTGTGATAATCATTAATCTGGAAGCTGAAAGTAAGTTTGGGGGCCAAAGCTGTTGCTTCATCCAAGTTGAACAAATAATGGCAGCTGATAAAGCTCACAAAGGAAAGCTCACAGTTTGACCTATTTTGTTGTGAAAACCTTCTAGATATGTAGAATACAGAATTTATCATTATGTGGCTTACACCATAACACGAATAAGGTAGTATTGGCCAGAGGAGTACAGTAAGCCCCAGCTACAATAGAGTGTGTGGCTATGCAAGCCTCCCAGGCATACCTTTTATCCATACTTGAGAAGGTGTAGATAATTAAGACAGTGAAGCCCAGACAGCACTCATAAATATGTGCACTGCACGACAAAAACCACTAAGACAAATCAGCCAATGCACTCAAACTAATTATGCATTTAATGCAGTGGCAAAACTACAAACAACTTGTAGTTGACTGGTGCTCCAACACCATTAGTTATTGTGAATCACTGACTGGCTTCATTGTTTGGTGCTTTTAAGGGTAAATTAATGCTGGTGTAAAATGATTTGGGGTCATTGGAAACCAACATTAATTTATGTTAGTTACAGGTTCACTAAGCATAAAAGTGgaactgttattttaaaatgtgtgatatTAGCTGTATTAGTACATTCCATTGCAGTGGTTCAGCTTTTATGGTTTCTGGCTTTGGGAGAAGTCATAGATATGTAGGCTAGATTTTCTAGATTTTTGGAGCATATAGTATTCACATACAGCAGAATACTTCACAAGACTTTatgatttattctttttcattttaatccttGTACTCCTCTCAGATATATCTTGGAATAGGAAGAAGGGATCAGAAGGTCCAGACCCCCAGTTTGcgaacatttttcttttctgtctctgagcTCCGACCGTGTGGT harbors:
- the lemd1 gene encoding LEM domain-containing protein 1 isoform X1 translates to MPLVEDPVHFSKSRLKSDLIAHNVALPPAASRKEVYVQLHLNHIHQRNAADFSSDEEDQVGDVADEPEDPVDAKMPDPSSMTDDNLMATLLKHGVQAGPIVASTRALYEKKLRNLLQSNGHERLNGAEKAVLYSDSEEEEDDDEEESGEEEDEKSSSEPETQETIEKLEQIQQKSKKANLHRQNDGFNYPQCFLPSSRLRACPSKNKEPSCKRNSRNALKSSDRSQPQCSQIPARISRASSVEQHSGLGPGVPSGTKSVISNECASSSPQAFSIIQMVEEMESRSSLSSSTDAEKVLNGSKVQEHWSQSDRRGKLSVDKYKVKNQSVYYTPKASLRKLGMKDPVKDILKDMFPGTETTPTGIYAACRRPIKGAAKRPVQYDYPDTPVSPSTMERREVERYLVPIQIQILVFLIVACILYMIYVTIEDTSPVLAFLDGLSHRLLLQAETQDGQVISGQD
- the lemd1 gene encoding LEM domain-containing protein 1 isoform X2, with product MPDPSSMTDDNLMATLLKHGVQAGPIVASTRALYEKKLRNLLQSNGHERLNGAEKAVLYSDSEEEEDDDEEESGEEEDEKSSSEPETQETIEKLEQIQQKSKKANLHRQNDGFNYPQCFLPSSRLRACPSKNKEPSCKRNSRNALKSSDRSQPQCSQIPARISRASSVEQHSGLGPGVPSGTKSVISNECASSSPQAFSIIQMVEEMESRSSLSSSTDAEKVLNGSKVQEHWSQSDRRGKLSVDKYKVKNQSVYYTPKASLRKLGMKDPVKDILKDMFPGTETTPTGIYAACRRPIKGAAKRPVQYDYPDTPVSPSTMERREVERYLVPIQIQILVFLIVACILYMIYVTIEDTSPVLAFLDGLSHRLLLQAETQDGQVISGQD
- the lemd1 gene encoding LEM domain-containing protein 1 isoform X3, producing MPLVEDPVHFSKSRLKSDLIAHNVALPPAASRKEVYVQLHLNHIHQRNAADFSSDEEDQVGDVADEPEDPVDAKMPDPSSMTDDNLMATLLKHGVQAGPIVASTRALYEKKLRNLLQSNGHERLNGAEKAVLYSDSEEEEDDDEEESGEEEDEKSSSEPETQETIEKLEQIQQKSKKVPSGTKSVISNECASSSPQAFSIIQMVEEMESRSSLSSSTDAEKVLNGSKVQEHWSQSDRRGKLSVDKYKVKNQSVYYTPKASLRKLGMKDPVKDILKDMFPGTETTPTGIYAACRRPIKGAAKRPVQYDYPDTPVSPSTMERREVERYLVPIQIQILVFLIVACILYMIYVTIEDTSPVLAFLDGLSHRLLLQAETQDGQVISGQD
- the pm20d1.2 gene encoding N-fatty-acyl-amino acid synthase/hydrolase PM20D1.2; translation: MTDSGSKFKIFKFLKIIISSLLITVIFLFTIATIRTFTLDVNVGLQLARWEKTKNISLVIDHHQREQLLNHFKEAIRIPTVSFSETDINTTALLEFDKLLRTAFPTVFSSSLVHHELVANYSHLFRVQGSQPDLVPYLLLAHIDVVPARESDGWEVPPFSAEEKDGFIYGRGTIDDKGAVMGILQALEYLLVKGYAPRRGFYIGLGHDEEVSGHNGAMNIVRALKQRGVQLSFVLDEGLAILDGVISGLDGPAALIGISEKGSATVKLSVTMAPGHSSMPPRETTIGILAAAVKRLEENPMPRLFGHGPERETFEHLAHKFSLPLKVVMSNLWLFSPLLGRVLERKPDTNAFVRTTTAVTMFNAGVKVNVIPSIAEAYVNLRIHSAQSLQEVLDLIHATVGDQRVKIELVNGFDPLPVSSADEKSLGFQIIKKTVLDMFPKLTIAPGICIGNTDSRHFRDLTKDIYRFAPIWFKPGDAQRFHGINERISTKNYEELIVFYFSLIQNCDIQKLPESHSSTHEL